From Acidobacteriota bacterium, one genomic window encodes:
- a CDS encoding beta-lactamase family protein, producing the protein MNKILLLVTVLVAANVVSAQRSRVYSISPNAVQTGAQNLPIVVNGSNFSKRSVVRLNGVDLDTYFVAWNRLRAVVPANVVASAGSLQVSVVSKGRPSNSLSLNVSNTSVGNYDWTALSGTLQSHVPSTVPGLTMMISRHGRVIYSQAFGSQTVNTILPLASATKMPSMTAIMTLVDSGLLNLDAPVTTYLNGFVNVPADKANLTMRMLMNHTSGLSGTADASCLDDRTTTLQLCAQQILNLPLSYTPGTRFDYGGNSMQLAGYVAEVIAGQSWNQFFAQKVGNPLGLTRYTYTNTQNPRVPGGAFSDVSDYTRILQMYLANGTFGVNRIIANGTYYEMQTDQRRGLTALNNPGGNRLTGYSYGWWHSDPAYLRSQPAPTTPGPELSDQGAFGCTPWIDFEHNYTAIILVNSNVPTATVIWNDVRPLFVAQMQNNP; encoded by the coding sequence ATGAACAAGATCTTGCTGTTAGTGACGGTGCTCGTGGCCGCGAACGTGGTGTCGGCGCAGCGTTCGCGCGTCTATTCGATCAGTCCGAACGCGGTTCAAACTGGAGCGCAGAACCTGCCGATTGTCGTAAACGGTTCGAATTTCTCAAAGCGCTCGGTGGTTCGTTTGAACGGAGTTGACCTCGACACATATTTCGTCGCGTGGAACCGTCTGCGCGCCGTGGTCCCGGCGAATGTGGTCGCATCTGCCGGCAGCCTGCAGGTGTCGGTCGTCTCGAAAGGACGCCCGTCGAATTCGTTGAGCTTGAACGTATCAAACACGAGCGTCGGAAACTACGACTGGACCGCGCTCAGCGGAACGCTGCAAAGTCACGTTCCGTCGACCGTTCCCGGCTTGACGATGATGATCTCGCGCCACGGGCGGGTGATCTATTCGCAGGCGTTCGGCAGTCAGACGGTCAACACGATCCTCCCGCTTGCTTCCGCGACCAAGATGCCGTCAATGACCGCGATAATGACGCTCGTTGATTCGGGTTTGCTGAACCTCGACGCTCCGGTCACGACCTACCTCAACGGTTTCGTGAACGTACCCGCGGACAAGGCGAATTTGACGATGCGGATGCTGATGAACCATACGTCGGGGCTTTCAGGAACCGCGGATGCGTCGTGCCTCGACGACCGCACCACGACGTTGCAGTTATGCGCGCAGCAGATCCTCAATTTACCGCTGTCGTACACGCCCGGAACAAGATTCGATTACGGCGGCAATTCGATGCAGCTTGCCGGCTACGTCGCCGAGGTCATCGCCGGGCAGAGCTGGAACCAGTTTTTCGCGCAAAAAGTTGGCAATCCGCTCGGACTGACTCGATACACCTACACGAACACCCAGAATCCGCGCGTTCCCGGCGGCGCGTTCTCGGACGTTTCGGATTACACCCGGATCCTGCAGATGTATCTCGCAAACGGCACATTCGGCGTCAATCGAATCATCGCGAACGGCACTTACTACGAAATGCAGACCGATCAGCGGCGCGGGCTGACGGCGCTCAACAATCCGGGCGGAAATCGTTTGACCGGCTATAGTTACGGCTGGTGGCACAGCGATCCGGCATATCTTCGCAGCCAGCCGGCGCCGACCACGCCGGGTCCCGAACTCAGCGACCAGGGCGCGTTCGGATGCACGCCATGGATCGATTTCGAGCACAATTATACGGCGATCATCCTCGTCAACAGCAACGTCCCGACGGCGACTGTGATCTGGAACGATGTC
- a CDS encoding DUF1800 domain-containing protein, with the protein MKRNNSLIHQLTALALVAALAAPLFAFGADTKGNKVKSLTEDQKILHVLNRLGFGARPGDIEKVKALGIKAYIDKQLDAAAIPDSIADSKVKGIEVFNMSTAEIFAKYPNPGALLRMLDGNQANQNNAEEMNEQQRRERQQKLRDYYVKYDLKPAAQLVPQISANRVLRAVYSERQLQEVMVDFWQNHFNVFAGKAAVRWYIPSYERDVIRKNALGNFKDLVVGTAQHPAMLFYLDNFENVSPTANVNQRGGLTERQQTMLRNGNLTPQMRQRIKQRTGATDAEIDARIKQMRDNPNQQMPQQQRRGLNENYARELMELHTLGVDGGYTQQDIIEVAKAFTGWTIADPRGYRSAAANEIKGQENRRLERLQRMAGVPDDLESGEFYFNDRLHEKGAKNVLGQKIDNGGIKDGLKVIDILVSHPSTARFIARKLAVKFVSDKPDEQLVTRVAKAFQDSNGDIKTTLKALFNDREFFAAENYRAKIKTPFELAISAIRTIGAETNGSPAVVAMLQKLGEVPYGYQAPTGYPDTAEDWVNTGALLERLNFSVALASNRIPGTRVDLKRFESVSKTTILEKTLETVLDSDVSASTKQTLMKQIEQPLPDVKAPNEIDEELELSNMRGQGQGNRNRQTRLLPPSGNPEVFKIVSLVLGTPEFQRQ; encoded by the coding sequence ATGAAAAGGAATAATTCATTGATTCATCAACTGACTGCATTGGCTCTGGTCGCGGCGCTCGCGGCGCCGCTCTTCGCCTTTGGCGCCGATACCAAAGGCAATAAGGTTAAATCACTCACCGAAGATCAGAAGATCCTCCACGTGTTGAACCGCCTCGGATTCGGAGCGCGCCCCGGCGATATCGAGAAAGTGAAAGCGTTGGGAATCAAGGCCTATATCGACAAGCAGTTGGACGCCGCCGCGATTCCCGATTCGATCGCCGATTCGAAGGTCAAGGGAATTGAGGTTTTCAATATGTCGACGGCCGAGATTTTCGCGAAGTATCCGAATCCGGGCGCGCTGCTTCGAATGCTCGATGGAAATCAGGCCAACCAGAACAACGCGGAGGAAATGAACGAACAGCAGCGCCGTGAACGTCAGCAGAAACTTCGCGATTATTACGTGAAATACGATCTGAAGCCGGCCGCGCAGCTAGTTCCGCAGATCAGCGCGAATCGCGTCCTGCGCGCGGTTTACTCGGAACGTCAGCTTCAGGAAGTGATGGTCGATTTCTGGCAGAACCACTTCAACGTCTTTGCCGGGAAGGCAGCCGTCCGCTGGTACATTCCGTCATACGAACGCGACGTCATCCGCAAAAACGCGCTCGGCAATTTCAAGGACCTCGTCGTCGGAACGGCACAGCATCCGGCGATGCTCTTTTACCTGGACAACTTCGAGAACGTTTCGCCGACCGCGAACGTCAATCAGCGCGGCGGACTGACGGAGCGTCAGCAAACTATGCTCCGAAACGGAAATCTGACGCCGCAGATGCGTCAGCGGATCAAACAGCGGACGGGCGCGACCGATGCCGAAATCGACGCCCGCATCAAGCAGATGCGTGACAACCCGAACCAACAGATGCCGCAGCAGCAAAGGCGCGGATTGAACGAAAACTACGCCCGCGAACTGATGGAGTTGCACACGCTCGGGGTCGACGGCGGCTATACGCAGCAGGACATTATCGAGGTCGCGAAGGCATTTACCGGTTGGACGATCGCCGATCCGCGCGGCTATAGGAGCGCTGCGGCGAACGAGATCAAAGGACAGGAAAACCGCAGATTGGAGAGGCTGCAACGGATGGCGGGAGTTCCCGACGATCTCGAGTCGGGCGAGTTCTATTTCAACGATCGCCTGCACGAAAAAGGTGCGAAAAACGTGCTCGGCCAAAAAATCGACAACGGCGGGATCAAGGATGGATTGAAGGTGATCGACATCCTCGTCAGCCATCCTTCGACCGCCCGGTTCATCGCGAGGAAACTGGCCGTCAAGTTCGTCAGCGACAAGCCCGACGAGCAACTGGTCACCCGCGTCGCCAAAGCCTTTCAGGATTCGAACGGCGACATCAAAACGACGCTCAAGGCGCTTTTTAACGACCGCGAGTTTTTCGCCGCCGAAAACTATCGCGCCAAGATCAAGACGCCGTTCGAACTCGCGATCAGCGCAATCCGGACGATCGGCGCCGAAACAAACGGCAGCCCGGCGGTCGTTGCGATGCTCCAGAAACTCGGCGAGGTTCCCTACGGATATCAAGCGCCGACAGGCTATCCCGACACCGCCGAAGACTGGGTCAATACGGGCGCGCTGCTCGAACGGCTCAATTTTTCGGTCGCGCTGGCGAGCAATCGGATTCCCGGAACACGCGTAGATCTGAAACGGTTCGAATCCGTGTCGAAGACGACGATTCTTGAAAAGACGCTGGAAACGGTGCTCGACAGCGACGTGTCGGCGAGCACGAAACAGACTTTGATGAAACAGATCGAACAGCCTTTGCCGGACGTGAAAGCTCCGAACGAGATCGACGAAGAACTCGAGCTTTCGAATATGCGCGGCCAAGGGCAGGGGAACCGCAATCGCCAGACGCGTCTGCTGCCGCCGAGCGGGAACCCGGAAGTCTTCAAGATCGTCAGCCTCGTGCTCGGAACACCCGAGTTCCAGCGGCAGTAA